TTCCCATTCCACCCTATATACCCACACATGGTTCCTCTTCAGACACACATTGTGCGATGATCCTCTGTGCCAAGGAGCAGATAACAGGACGTGGGTGAAGGCCTTGTACAGAACATGCCAGTGGAAAGGGTACAGAAACAGGACCATAATGAGGTTTCCTACCTACAGCCCCACTGGGAACAACCAACCACTCCAGAAATAAAGGGTGTTGACCAACAATGACTCGGGTGGTTCTGGTGCCAGTTTAACCCATTATGGTAAAAATGGATCCAAGTATGACTTCTTTTCCCAACATCCACGCATCATAACATAATGTGAGCTCATCATCAAGTCAGTTTAGAACCAAGCGTCTCCACAAACCTAATAGCAGCCCTCAAGACTGTTTAGCCCTTTGTAGTGACCAACACAGGTTTTCAGTCCACTGTTTATAATCCACATCATCATGATGAGTAAAAGGATATCTATGTGTATGATTTTCTATTCTAGGACCTTTTTAAAAAGACCATCAACAACAGACCTACGGCTAAACTTTAGCAAAATCACAGATCATTTCACATTATCTTTACATCCAGCTAAGCCACTTTTTTCTCTCCTGAGAGACAGTTGTTCTTCATTTGGCAATATGATCACTCTTGAAACATGGCTCAATACTTCTGAAAGTCTGCATTGTTGCTGGTATGATTTGCAAACGGAGCAGCTGGAACAGCATGATACATCATCACATCTTCACAAAGACTTTGTtcaatgaaaaaaagaaaattgCACATTTCCTCTAAGGTCACCGAAGACTTATTGACACACACTTTAGCCGATGTTGAGACCTGTCAAAAAAAACTGCATCAAATTAGCATTAAACGATTCACCTTTTAAGTTTTAACACAAATATTTACATTTAAGACTTAGGGGGAAGGTAGGACATGATTTTAATGTCCAGGCTCCTAAATAAAATGTCTATAGGTGATGTTTCTACACAAAACACAACACCATTcagattcagtgttttttaaacaAGCGTGTGTGTAGGTCTGCTGTGTTAATGTTGAACTCGCAGGTTGGTAAGACACAAAACAGGGTAAACGAATGACTTCTGAACTAATCAAATCTGAGCATTCTACGATACGAGAGCTAAACTAGCTTAAGGCATTTTGAGGGTAGCTCTGACAGAACATAAAGGCTAAATTAAATTAAGTttcagtttatgtatttagcagacacttttgtccaaagcgactttaaCTAAATTAAGTAAACTGGCCCTTGGTGATGATCAACTGCTGTATTAAATACAGATTTTCTTACTTTTGCATTAGAAAATGAAGCATAAACACAATGCGGGTCAGTAAATAACATCTTTAAGTGTTTTATCAACAGTAACTAGCACAGCAAGTGTGCAGAAATGAAATGTTACCGATGTTACATAACAGTGTAGAGCATGCAGATGAAACCCCAATAGAACAGCGTAACACCCATGTGATCAATGCTTTTTTGCAAAGCCACAATAGATCCTttgaaatgatttttttttatttgtgtcaCCGGTGAACTGAATTTCAACATGTTAAGTAGTTTTTGTGGTCAGAAAACCTTGTTTGTCACAAATCCAAGAATCACAACTAAATCCATGTTTCTGAATAAATCAACAGTTTTGGTTTTACATCGGTCACTCAAAAGTCTTCCACTTTGTGAAGTCTTTCAGGCGGCAGAATCAACGCTACACAATAAACAGCTTGGCTGAATGAAAGATGAGGCTAAGACACACACAATGCAAATCACAAACGTGTAGTAAATGCTGATTCTACGTCTGATTTTTAGGCTAGTTTGAAACCACAAAGTCAATCtgggtgtttaagctgatggtaTTTGAGGTAGACAGAAACCATAGGAGAGTTTTTCCTTTCATGCTGCCTAAAACCATCAATATCCCCTTCAGCTGTGACCCAGAGTAAACGCTCCTGTGACTCCACCTGAGATCATGGATCATGTAGGTTTGAGGGGAAAGAAAAGGGGAGCCTTGGAACGGACACAGATAAACGACTAACGCCTCAACAACAGTGTTTAAACCTAAGTCATAGAATCACTAAAATGTCTGAGTTGGCATAATCTTTTAAAACAGAACATCTGGCCTCTGACCATAGTCCCTTTGAGATCTTCTACCACACACACCATTTATAAATAATCTCAGTGTCTGATCTCGAGTCCACTTAACAGTCTCACACTGTTCAAGAGAATTAAGATTAAAAATATATACTATTGTCTTCCAGTGTATGTTTTCTTTTTCCTACATTTTTTTCAAGTTTTAAGACACTCGACACAATGCAAGCTCAGAGATcttttacgcacacacacacacacacacacacacacactcatacacacatttatatatactgtatttatatatatatatatattcatatattagAAGTATTCTTAGCTGAGAGGTTAGGCAAAGTATATCTTTTTTTTGTACGGAGTTCCTTCAAAATAATAAATTTAACTATTTTCTCCAGGTTCCCTTTTAAGGAGTGTAAAATCCAAGAAGACTGGGAAGCTCTACAACATCACGTGACTATCCAAGAGCAAAATAAACAGATAAAAGGCCTGAAGTTGTACAAGGCAGAGAGATGGACAGACGGCATGGCTCTCAGTGGCTTGTGCGTTCCATGAGAGGAAGAGAAAAAGGACAGCGAACATAAAATGTGCCACATAAGCCTGATGAACGGTAAAGCAATAGTGCAAGACTACAGGTCATTAGAGACTAGATTACAGTAAAGGAGTGAACCGATGGGGATTACTCTGCCTGACTCATCGGTAAACTAAGTGAGACATGGTGCCGGGTTTGAAGTTGAGCTGATGGTTGGGCACAAAGCTGTGCTGAGGATTCTTTCGGGTGCAGATGTCTTTTGCATACAAGCCCATGCATGAATCACATGACACCTTAGAGCAGTTCACACAGGTGTGTGAAGCAGCTGGCTTGTTGCAAAATCCACACCTGGACCCCCCCATGCTTAATCGCTCGCTGCTGCCTCCCTTTGGTGTCGTCAAGGCAGTAGTCTTGCTTGAAAACAACTTGGTGGGCATGAAGGGTTTCTCTATCATCTGAGGATGGGGATGAGAGAGTGAGTGGGTTAGTGTTAGAGGGTGTGGATGAAGATGGGAGTGGGAATGGGTGTTTGAGTAGACAGAAAGCTTTTCCTTGACAGGAAGGTATCCATCAAGGGGTCGTGGGGATTTGGGGTGGTAGTCCTGGAGGCCACAGCAAGGGGATGGGTCCACATCATGACAGGAAGGGCAAAGAATCATGTCACACCTATGGCAGGAAGTCATTGTGGAGCACCCTAGTCCACAACTCTGGCACTTGATATTACCATGACCTTTGAGCAGCCAGCCATCTCGAGGCTCTCTGGAAGGCGGTCGCAATGGAGTCTGCCTTCCTCCTGTCCCTGCACTGCCCTTCTCGGTGTATAAATCAATCTCATCCAGAGAGGCCAGGTGGTAAGACGCGTAGGGGTCAGCTGGGGTGGGTGAAGGAACTGGGAAAAAGTCTGCAACGGGGCTATAAGAAGGTGGAGCAGCGACAGAGAAAAAAGATGCCGGGGTGCTGGGCCTGATGATCTCATCCTTCATATCCTCCTCTGCATCCACAAACAGGGGCTCCTTTCTTAGACTCAACGAGGCCTTCAGAACAGGCTTGTTAACAGCTGGGTGCCAGTGACCAGCCCCATCTGTAACATCCACAGACTTGGATGGTCGGCTACCTCGTCTCAGCTGATGCGCATGAGGTTTCTCTATATCCAGTGGTCGCACAGACAACCGAGCCATGTCTGCCCCAAGGCTGTCACGTCTTCGCAGAGCCTCGGCACAGCCAGCGGCATCATCTCTGCAACCTCTGCGGAGTTCCAGAGCCTCCAGCTCTGAAGCTGAACCACGAGCAAGAGCCACCACCTCCCC
The sequence above is a segment of the Nothobranchius furzeri strain GRZ-AD chromosome 15, NfurGRZ-RIMD1, whole genome shotgun sequence genome. Coding sequences within it:
- the spata2 gene encoding spermatogenesis-associated protein 2, which codes for MDAKLKEDLFRRYVTALERRLEEGGASTGAGTTLDGDKSRNKDSEALLSTATALLGAYQPDPGQRFRMVRFYEVVENSLRYQRGSNLKSLERAFNTLETICTNLLLFPWKKEFRCIKTFTGPYVYHLQSAIFDAELRTLMRTIGYSCDHDSKFTLQDLTGDTNYLRQLAFELFLAQAECRLLGEVVALARGSASELEALELRRGCRDDAAGCAEALRRRDSLGADMARLSVRPLDIEKPHAHQLRRGSRPSKSVDVTDGAGHWHPAVNKPVLKASLSLRKEPLFVDAEEDMKDEIIRPSTPASFFSVAAPPSYSPVADFFPVPSPTPADPYASYHLASLDEIDLYTEKGSAGTGGRQTPLRPPSREPRDGWLLKGHGNIKCQSCGLGCSTMTSCHRCDMILCPSCHDVDPSPCCGLQDYHPKSPRPLDGYLPVKEKLSVYSNTHSHSHLHPHPLTLTHSLSHPHPQMIEKPFMPTKLFSSKTTALTTPKGGSSERLSMGGSRCGFCNKPAASHTCVNCSKVSCDSCMGLYAKDICTRKNPQHSFVPNHQLNFKPGTMSHLVYR